The segment CTGAATTCGACCTGGCCGGTATCCCGGCCGTCCACCCAAAAAAAGCCGGGACGCAAGGTCCCGGCAATGGGCACAGTCGCAGGAGAGAAATACGACTGGAGGTCACTCCGCCTTCGGATCGGCTTCAGGCGGCCTGATGCTTCTCTTTCGCCTCGCGGGCGGCCCTGGCGTCTTCCGGCGAATAGGCCGCTCCGGACCAGAGCATCTCGTAGGCAATCTCTTCGTTACCGTTTTCACACAGCTCCAGGACGTCCTGGAACAGCGGCTGGAACGTCTCGCTGCGGTGCGAGGCCTCGTGTTCCTCGAAGCTGCGCCAGAAGGTGATGATCAACGCTTCCTTGTCCTTCATCGGGCTCTCCACGGCCTGACCGATGGTCGAGCCTTCGTTGGAGACGGCGCCGGAGTTCAGTGCGACGAAACCGCCGACGAAGCCGGTGTCCGAGTGGTAGGTCTTCACGTTTTCGCACAGCATGGCGACACGTTCCTGCAGGTCGTCGATGCTGTATTCCGGCTTCAGGATCACGCGGTTGATGGTTACGACGCCGTCGGCCGGGAAGTTGTGGATCAGCTGGCTCATGGTTGTCCTCCTTTCGGGAACGGGTGCCCCTGTCGTTCATCGGGGCACGGCTTGTTAGTTAGTTACTAACTGCTGATGAATAGTTCCTGAGTAATTTAGTCAAGAATAAATTCGGCGCAACAAACCCTCGTTCCCCCTTGGGCCTTGCACGACAGGGCAGGGCGGTCTACCTTGCCGGCTTCCCCATGATTTGGAATGCGTTCATGTCCGATCGCGAACTGAAAGATTTGCTCTATGACCAGGTCGCCCGGATCGGCAAGGCGGCATCCAGCCCGAAGCGGCTGGAGCTGATCGAGATCCTGGTGCAGGGCGAGAAGAGTGTCGACCAGCTCGCAACGGACGCCCAGATCAGTGTCAAACTGGCCAGTGCCCACCTGAAAGAGCTGCGTCAGGCGCATCTGGTGGAGTCCCGGCGCGAGGGACGCCGCATCTTCTACCGTCTGGCGGACCCGCGCGTCGCGGATTTCTGGGTGGTGTTGCGGGAGCTGGCGGAGAGCCGGTTGCTGGAGTTGCAGGGCGCCGTCCGCGACATGGCGGCCAGTGCCGGTGACATGGTCCCGCTGAGTGGTCAGGAGCTACTGGAGCAGGCACGCAGGGGCGAGGTCATTGTCCTCGATGTTCGCCCGGACACCGAGTATGCCACTGCGCATCTGCCACATGCCCGATCCATCCCGCTGCGCGAGTTGAAGCAGCGTCTGGACGAACTGGCCCCGGATGTCCCGGTTGTTGCCTACTGCCGGGGACCGTACTGCCTGATGGCGCGCGACGCCGTGACCATCCTGGGCGAGCATGGTTTCCGCGCGATCCGTCTCGATGAAGGCGTGGCGGAATGGCGCCACCAGGGCCTCCCCCTGGAACAAGGGAAACACTAGTTAGTGTTTCGTCAGGGGCCTCCGAGCCCTGAAGCCGCGTTGCGGTGGTGGCGCCGGTTCGCATACCCCGCGTCAGCGCCCCCAGCAGGGGCGTGAGTTGCGTGCCGCTGGACGTTCGTCCGTGCCCTGCGCTGGAACCCCATCAGCATTGGCCAGAACGCAATTTGACATCTCCTTGGTTGCCAACTAGGTTACATTCTAACGAACGTTAGAATTAAGATTCTGCCTGGCGGGTTCTGTTCGATTACGGGGTAACTTTCCCGGGATGGAACCAACCGGATGCCTATTCTCGCCCGATCCTTGTCGTCATCATGGATGATCCAGGAGGTATGTCATGTTTTTCCGTCAGTTAGCGACTACAGAATCGTCGTTGTCCTATCTCTTTGGGTGCGGATCGCTCGGCAAGGCGATCGCTGTGGACGTGGTCGAGGGTGACCAGGAGTGGTTCCTGCAGCAGGCACGCCAGACCGGTGTCGAGATCACGCACGTAATCGATACCCATGTCCACGCCGATCACTATTCCGGTGGGCGCGATCTGGCGGAGCGGGCTGGCGCGAAGTATTGCCTCCATGAATCGGATCGCGAGGTGGTCGAGTTCGATTTTTATCCCCTGCGCGACGGCGACCGGATCGAGGCCGGTAACGTCGAAGTGGAGGTCATCCACACGCCGGGACATACGGAGGACAGCGTGTGTCTGCTGGTGACCGACAGGCGTCGTGGCGAGCAGCCGTGGTTCATTCTGACGGGTGACACGCTGTTTATCGGGAGCGTCGGGCGCCCCGATCTGGCCGGGCAGGAACGCGAGATGGCGGGGCGCCTCTACGACAGCCTGCATCAGCGGCTGCTGGGGCTGCCGGATGAAGTCGAGATCTATCCGGGCCACTACGCCGGAAGCGCCTGTGGCGCGGGTCTGTCGGGCAAGCCATCCTCCACCCTGGGTTTCGAGAAACGCTATAACCCGGGGCTTGCGTTCAGCGATCGCGATGCGTTTGCCGATTTCCTGACGAGTGACATCCCTCCGCGACCGGCGGATATGGATGCCTATGTAGCCGCAAACATCGCGGCCTGATTGGCACAAGGCAAGGAACTCTGATGAGCGATCCATCCAGGGCCGCGCAGGCCTATGAACACCTGACCCACGGGATTCGCGAGAACCTCGGGCAGTTCGGGCAGCAACTGGTCCAGGTCTTCTTCGTCGGCCTGACGATCGGGATGATGCGCACCGTCATCCCGGCGCTGGCCGAGGACGAGTTCGGCGTGGCCGAGGGCTCGTTCATGCTGCTGACCGCGTTCGTCGTCGCGTTCGGCGTGGTCAAGGGCGTGCTCAATTTCGTGGCCGGGCGACTGTCCGAACGCATGGGGCGCAAGACCGTGCTGATGCTCGGCTGGATGGCGGCCATCCCGATCCCGTTCATGATCCTCTACGCCCCGTCCTGGAGCTGGATCGTGGCCGCGACCATCCTGCTGGGCGTGAATCAGGGGCTGGCCTGGTCGATGACGCAGACCGCGAAGATGGACATCACCCGGGGCGACGAGCGCGGCTTCACGATGGGCATGAACGAGTTCTCCGGCTATGTCGGGGTGGCCGTTGCCGGGATCGTGACCGGCTATATGGCCGCGGCCCTTGGGCCGCGCATGGGGGTGTTCGTGTTCGGCGTCGTCGTCATCGCGATCGCGATCCTGATGACCGCGCTGTGGGTGCGCGAGACCCTGGACTGGGCCAGGGCCGAGGGGGCACGGCATGCCGCCGGGCAATCCACCGGGCCGCAGCCGCGTTATCCCAAGTCGATCGCCGATACGCCGACCACCTGGGAGGTGTTCACGCTGATGTCCTGGCGGGACCGGCGCATGGCCGCGTTCAGTCAGGCGGGCCTGGTGGAGAAGTTCGTCGATGCCCTGGTCTGGGTGTTCTATCCGGTATTCCTGTATCAGCAGGGGCTGAGCCTGGCCGCGATCGGCTGGGTCGTGGGGATCTACGGCTTTGTCTGGGGTGGCTCGCAGTTCGCCACCGGCAAGCTCTCCGACCATGTGGGGCGGTTGCAGCCCATCGTCTGGGGCATGTGGATCTGTGGCGCGGGCGTGGCCCTGACGCTGCTCGGCGAGGGGGTCATCTGGTGGTCGTTCGCGGCGGCCGTAACCGGCTTTGGCATGGCCCTGCTGTATCCCAATCTGAGCGCGGCGGTGGCCGATATTGCCCATCCAAACTGGCGCGGTTCGGCGATCGGGACCTACCGCTTCTGGCGGGACCTGGGCTACGGCATCGGTGCACTGGCCCTGGGGGTCGTCGCCCACATCGGCGGTTCGGTGACCTGGGGCTTCTGGTTCGTGGCCATCGCCATGTTCCTGTCCGGTGCGCTGGTACTGCTGTGGGGGGAGGAGACCCACCCGCGACTCAATCCCGAGAAGGATTAGGCCCCCGCGCGCCTACCAGCGCGCCTTGTTCCACATCTCCGGGTTGGCCCAGAAGCGGGCATTCAGCCAGTCGGGCGTCAGCTTGTAGTCGTACAGGCTGGTGCGGTAGACCGCATGGTCCGGTGCGGCCGATTCGGCGTCCGGGTCGCGCCGAAAACCCAGTGCCAGCAACTCATTCAGTCCCCAGCGTTCATCGTCCAGCCGATGGAGGATCAGCACCTCGTCCGCCCAGCGATCCCGTAGTCCGCCGAGCAGTTGCTGGCCGGTCGGGATATCCAGGGCGCTGAGGGTGTCCAGCAGCAGTACCAGTGGCACGCGGGATTCGGGTGGGTGTTCGAGAAAGTCCTCCACGGTGATCTGTTCCAGCCCCGGTGGGCTGTCCGGCGGCTTGGCCCCGGCCGCGAGCAGAAGGGCCCGACCTTCGCGCAGGCGGCGCGGCAGATGTCGGCGCAGGGCATCAATGTCGATCAATCCACGTCTCCTCGGTGTATCCCGTCCCCCGTGTCGAGGGTGCGTTCGTTATACTCTAAATCACCTCCACTGCTACTGCGGACCCGTCAGAAGGAAGCCCCCTCATGTCCAAGGAACTGCTGACCGAATTCCTCTCCAAGCACCCGATCTCCGCGTCCCTGACGCCTGCGGAGGTCGAAGTCCTGCTCGAATACCTGGAGGTGGTGGAAACCCACCACAAGCAGGTGATCGCGGACATCGGCGAGGTGGGCGAGTCGCTGTTTTTCGTGGTGAGCGGGACGGCCGCGCTGTATCACGACGATGGCAGCCAGGAGATCGAGGTGGGGCGTATGCAGACCGGCGAGCTGGCCGGGTCGATGTCGTTCTTTGACCGCGTGCCGCGCGGCGTGCGCATGCGGGCTCTGAGCGACAAGACGCGGCTGTTGCGGCTGTCGCGCTCGATGTACGACCGCCTGCGCGTGGAAAACCCGTATATCGCGGTGAACCTGCTGGAGTTCGCGATCATCAGCCTGGATCACCTGATTCGCCGTGTCTCGGAGGACGTGGCGACCTACGCCCACTACCTCTACTCCCCGGGCAAGAAGTAAGCCCCCCGGGACCGCCCATGCTCGCGTCCCTGCAAACCATCGCGGAACACCTGCTGTTGCCGCCGGGGCTGGGTATGGCCCTGACGATCCTGGGCGGGCTGCTGTGGCGGGCCGACTGGCGCGGTGGTCGGCCGCTCCTGGCGCTGGGGCTGCTGGCGCTGGTGCTGCCCAGCCTGCAGGTCGTGGCACAGCCCCTGGCGGACACCCTCGAGCGCGAGGTGCGCGACAGCGTACTGGCGACCGGGCGGGCGGATGCGATTGTCATCCTGGGCGGCGGCCGCTGGGTGGGCCGTGCGGAGGACGCCGGACACGATGCCCTGAACCCTCGCACCCACGAGCGTGTGCGCGCGGGCGCGCGGCTGCATCGTGCAACCGATCTCCCCATTGTGGTCTCGGGCGGGACACCGAGGGCGCTGCCCGGGCGGCGTTCGGAGGCCGAACTGATGGCCGCGACCCTGCAACAGGATCTCGGTGTCTCGGCTCGCTGGCTCGAGAACACCTCGCGCAACACCTGCGAGAACGCCACACATACACGCCAGCGTCTGCAGGGGCAGGGCGTGGAGGCCGTGCTGGTGGTGACCCAGGCGATGCATCTGCCGCGTGCGTTGGAGTGCTTCGAGCGCGCCGGGTTTGACGCCTATCCGGCGCCCGCCGGTTTCCGCGGCACCACTGGTGAACCGCGCGGTCTGCAGGACTTCCTGCCCACGGCCGAGGCCATCGAGACCTCGCGCTTTGCTCTGCGCGAGTGGCTGGCGCGGGTGGCGTTGCCCCTGCGCGAGCGCCTGCGCGGCAGTACGGGAGACTGATGGCCGTGCCCCGCCCGGTGCGCTGGATGCTGGCGGGGATTTGCGCGTCAGGCCTCGCGGCCACATCGGCCTCGGCGCTGGCCGAGCCCGACGTCTCCCTCGGGGCCGAGCTGAGTATCGAGTCGCTGGTGCACGAGGCCCTGAGTGCCAAGGGGCTGACGTCTCGTATCGGCTGGCGCGACGGGCGCCTGAGCCTGGAGTTGCGTGCCGAGCGTATCGAGCTGCCGGAGCCGGTGGGCACGCTGACGGCCGCGCGGGTGGAATGTACCGAGTTGCGCCTGACCCGGCGCGAGGTGGCCTGTGACGACGCGCGTCTGTGGGGGCGCTCGGGCGATCTGCGGCTGGACGGCCATCGCCTGTCGCTGGCCTGGGGCCGCGACAGCGGCTATCTCCGACTGGCCGGGGACTGGCCCCGGTGGTTCGGCGGGCGTGGGAGCCTGCGCGCGGATTTTGCCCCCGAACGCGGCTGGGATATCGATGCCCGGTTGCGAGGGCTGGATCTCCAGGCGCTGGCCGCATTCGACCGCTTGTCTCTGGAGCTCCCCGTCGCCGTCGACGGGGGACGGGCCGATCTCGATCTGCGGCTGCGCCCGGATGGTCGGGTCACCGCGCGCCTGGGGCTGGAAGAGGTCGCGTTCAGCGATCCGCTGGGCCTGCAGGCCGGCGAGGAACTGCGCGGCCAGGCGCAGTTGTCCGGGGATGGCATGCGCTGGGACCTGGATCTCGCCCTGGAGGGCGGCGTGGTCTACATCGATCCGTGGTTCGTGGACCTGGACGACGAGGGGCCGGTGGAGCTCTCCCTGAACGGGTTGGAGGGGGATCCCGGGGCCAAGGCGTTCCGAGTGGATGCCCTGGATCTGCGTTACGGCGATGCGCTGGAGGCAAGGGGAGAGGCGGTGGCCTACGACCCGGAGGCCGGGCTGGATGGGGTCTTTCACGGGCGGGTCCATGCGCTCGCGCCGGTCTACGATTCCTTGCTGGCGCCCTGGCTGGCCGGGACGGTACTCGGGGATCTGGCCACCGGGGGGTGGATCGCAGGGCATGTGGAACTGGCGGGTTCGCAGCCCCGGCGTGCGGATCTCGAGTGGTCGGAACTGGATGCCAGTGACCGGCGGGGGCGTTTCGGCCTGGCCGGTGCGCGCGGGGCACTCGACTGGTCGGCAGACGAGGCGGGCAGCCCCGGGACCTTCGCGCTGGATGCCGCACACCTGTACGGGCTGCCATTCGATGCGTTCGAGGCGCAGATCCGGGCCCTGCCGGCCGGAATGGAGCTGCTGGCTGAAACCGAGATCCCGATCTTCGATGGCGGGTTGCGTATCGGGGTCTTTGAGTTGCGCCAGACCGATACGGGGCCGGATGTACGGTTCGAGGGCGGTATTCGCGCGATCAGCCTGGAGCCGCTGACCGAGGTACTGGGCTGGCCGCGATTCTCCGGGCGGCTGGCCGGCATGATTCCTCGGGTACGCTACGAACAGGGTGACCTGAACGTGGATGGGCGGTTGCTGGTCCAGGTGTTCAACGGCGAGGTCGTGCTGCGTGATGTGTATATCCACAATCTGCTGGGTTACGCCCCCGAGTTGGGCCTGTCGGCCGAGATCCAGCGGCTGGACCTGGATCCCCTGACCCAGGCCTTCGATTTCGGGCGTGTGCAGGGCCGGATCTCCGGGCACGTGCGCGATCTGGTGATGGTGGACTGGTCGCCGGTACACATGGATCTGGAGTTGATGACGCCGGAGCGTGATCGTGGGCGCCGACGGATCAGCCAGCGGGCGGTGGAGAACATCACCGAGCTGGGTGGGGGACTTCAGGCCGCGGCCTCGTCGGTCTTCCTGCAATTCTTCGAGAACTTCAGCTATCGTCGCCTTGGTTTTCGCTGCGAGCTGCGTGGCGAGGTCTGCACCGCCTCCGGCGTGGCCGATCGCCCGGATGGCGGCTTCGTGCTGGTGCAGGGCGGTGGCATCCCGCAGATTCAGGTGATTGGCTACAACCGCCGGGTCGACTGGCCCGAATTGGTCCATCGTCTGGCGACCATCCAGGCTGGTGAGGGCCCGGTGGTGCAATAAGCGGCCTGGCGTTTGGTTGCCGTTCAGGGTGTTGGTGTAGATTGGGCATCATGCGGGTTGAACCGCCTCGACAAGGGAAGTACGGCATGAAGGCTTTATGGACTATTCCGGGACTGGCGTTGGTGTTCGCCCTGATGGCGGGCTGCGTGACCATCAATATCTATTTCCCGACGGCCGCGGCCGAGGAGGCGGCGCGCGCGATCGTACGCGACGCGCTGCAGGTCGAGGAAGGCACCCCGGAGTCGGAAGTGTCACCTGAGGCCGAGCCCGGTGCGATGCTGATGCCGCGCAACACCCCGGCGAATGGCAACCTGCCAGTGCTGGCCTGGGTGCTGGATCGACTGGTGAGCCCGGCTGCCGCGCAGAGCCCGGACCTGCAGATCCAGACCCCGGCGATCAACCGCATCCGCGCCTCCATGCGCGAGCGGGCGCCGCAGCTCGCGCCGCATTTTCGTAGCGGGGCGATCGGCTTCGGGCGTAACGCCGATGTGGTGATCCGTGACCTGTCCGAGGTCCCGCTGCGCGATCGCAGCACTGTGCAGCGGCTGGTGAGCGAGGAAAACTCGGACCGCGACTCGCTCTACCGCGAGATCGCGCGGGCGAATGATCGCCCGGACTGGGAAGACCGGATTCGCGAGACCTTCGCCCGGGTCTGGGTGGAAGAGGCGCCCTCCGGCTACTGGTACCAGGACCGCAACGGCCAGTGGCAGCAAAAATAGCCCGCCCATGAGCCTGCCAGGCACAGGGAGTGGTCCGTGCCGGCGCTGACGCTGGCCGAACGCATCGAGGCCCAGCGCCAGCGTCTGGTATCGCTGGTGCAGGATACCGACCTGACGCGGCTGCCGCGCTGGAAGGCCCTGCTGCTCGGGATCGTGCGGGGTGCGGGCGCGATCATGCACGAGGCCAAGGAGGGTCAGCTCACGCTGCGCGCGATGAGTCTGGTCTATACCACGCTGCTGTCGATCGTCCCGCTGATCGCGCTGTCGTTCTCGGTACTCAAGGCCTTCGGCGCGCACAACGCGGTCGAGCCGGTGGTGCTGGGGTTTCTTGAGCCGCTGGGGGAGCAGGGGGTCGAGATCGCGAACAACGTGATCGAATTCGTCGACAACATGCGTGTCGGCGTCCTCGGTTTTGTCGGTCTGCTATTCCTCGTCTACACCGTGATCGCGCTGGTGCAGAAGATCGAACTGGCGTTCAACACCATCTGGCGGGTCGAGAACAGTCGTAACTTCGCCCAGCGTTTCTCCAACTACCTGTCGGTAATCCTGATTGGTCCGCTCCTGGTGGTCTCCGCCCTGGGGATCACCGCGACGGTAATGTCCACCACGGCCATGCAGACCCTGGCCGGGATCGAGCCGTTTGGCACGCTGATCACCGGCGCCTCGCGCATGGTTCCGTATCTGTTGATCATGGCCGCGTTCACCTTCATCTACGTGTTTGTGCCAAACACTCGGGTACGGTTGTTCCCGGCCCTGGTCGGGGCCGTTGTGGCCGGGCTGCTGTGGCAGAGCGTGGGCTGGGGGTTCGCGACCATGGTGGCCGGGTCTACGCGCTATGACGCGATCTATTCGGGCTTCGCGATCATGATCCTGTTGCTGATCTGGATCTACCTGGCCTGGCTGATCCTGCTGATCGGGGCGAATGTGGCCTTCTACGTGCAGCACCCCGAGTACATGACGGTGCGCGGCCTGCGCCTGCGCCTGTCCGGCGCGGCGCGTGAACGCATGGGCCTGCACCTGATGCAGCAGGTGGGCCAGCGTTTCCTCGACGGCCGCTCGCCGCCGACCCTGGATCATGTGGCGCATGACCTGTCAGTGCCGGGCAATGCCCTGGGCGAGGTCGCGCAGGCGCTCGAGTCGGCGGGGCTGCTGGTGCGGGCCGGCACCGATGCCACCTGTTATGTGCCGGGGCGTGATCTGGAGCGGATTCGGGTGGACGAGATCCTGGAGGCCCTGCGCCAGGATGCGGATGCCCGCGCCCTGCGCCGTTTGCAGGGCGACCCGGCAGTCGAGGCCACGCTGGAGGAACTGGAGACCGCACGCCGTGACCATCTGGACGGGCGTACGCTGCGCGACCTGTTGAAAAGCGAGGGGGCCGCGGCGGCGGCCACCTGATTCCCGGCGCCGGGCTTACTGGCGCTGGGCCTCGAATTCGATGATCAGCTCGATCTCGTCCCCCACGATGTCGCGCGTCAGGCCATAAGTCATGCCGAAGTCCGAGCGGTCGAAGCTGCCGCGCATCGAGGCGCCCAGCACGTAGGGCCGTCCGAACACCCCACCGAGCGGAAACGGATAGCGACCGACCTTGTTGATCGTCACGTCCAGAGTGACCGGACGGGTTTCGCCCAGCAGCTCCAGGTCGCCGGTCAGGCGTCCGGTGTCATCGCCGGTGGGTTCGTACTGTGTCGCGGTGAAGCGCATCTCCGGGTATTCCGCGACATTCAGGAAGTCATCGCTGCGCAGGTGGTCGTCGCGCTCCTCGTGGTTGGTGAACACGCTGTCGGTCTGCACGACGAAATACCCTTCGCGCAGTTCCCGGGTCTGCGGGTCGAAGGTGAACTCGCCCTCGGCCTCCAGGAACATGCCCAGGACCTTGGCGAAGCCGGCATGATCCACCAGAAAGCCGACCGCAAAGTGTTCCGGGTCGATTTCCCAGCGATCGGCCTGGGCCAGCGCGGAGACGGGGAGGGCCAGGGCAAGAAGAACGGCCAGGAGCAGCGAGCGTGGGGCGCGGGCGTGGATCATGTCGAACCTCCGGGACGATGACGGTGTAACCAGTGGATGTCGGTGGCGAACGAGCCGGTCAGGGCTGCAAGCCCCGCCAGGGCGACGCCGATCGCTGCCACCGGGGGCAGGCCCGGGAGCAGGGCGACCAGGAGTACGCCGGTCTGCAGCACGCAGACCGCCTGGCGGCGACGGCTCGGGGGCAGGTCCTCGGCCAGCCAGGGCCAGATGTGCTGCGCACCCAGGAACAGATAGCGCATGGCGCCGATCAGCACGACCCAGGCCCCGACCGCGGTCATCCACCAGACCAGAATCGAGAGGGCGAGGATGATGGCCGCATCCAGCTCCATGTCGAAGCGGGCGCCGAAGGCCGTGCGGCTACCGGTGCGGCGGGCAACGGCACCGTCCACGCCGTCCAGGATCAGGGCCGCTGCAGCGAGTCCCAGGACCCACAGCAGTACGACCGTCTCGGGGGCGGCAACCGCCGCCAGAACGAGTGCCCCGAGCGGGGTCGCGATCGCGGCGCGGGCCAGGGTTACGCGGTTGGCGGGCCCGGGTCCGCGCTGCTGTATTGTAAGCCCGGTCTGGGGTGTGTTCAGGACCAGTATCAGACCTAGCAGGAGCCAGATCCCGACGTGCGCGATCAGCAGCGGGGTGACAGCGCCGATCTGCCAGCCCAGCAGCGCGGACAGTGCGAGGCCGCCCGCGCCGGCCAGCGCCCAGTCCCGCGCCCAGGTGCGCAGGCCCGTGCGCGCGCGTTCCGGCCAGCGGTTGGAGGTCAGCGTGGAATCCATGGCTCGAGTGTAGTCGTTACTGAGATAACGACCGTGTAATCGCCCGCGAGTTGCCTGGAATCACGACCATCGACCACACTGGCCCCATGCCGGACGATAATCGAACCGCTCCATGAGCGCTCCCCGTGCCACCGCCTTCTGGGTCACCGGACCCGGCCGGGGCGAGTTGCGTGACGAGCCGCTGGAGGCGCCCGGTGCCGACGAGGTGCGGGTGCGCAGCCGCTATTCCGCGATCAGCCGCGGGACCGAGTCTCTGGTGTTTCATGGTCGCGTTCCCCCCAGCCAGCACGCCGCGATGCGCGCGCCCTTTCAGACGGGCGACTTCCCGGCGCCGGTCAAGTACGGCTATATCAGTGTGGGCAACGTCGTCGAGGGCCCCGGGGCGGGGCAGACGGTGTTCTGCCTGCACCCGCACCAGTCGGAGTATGTCGTGCCTGCCAGTGCGGTGATGTCCATTCCCGAGGGTGTGCCCGCCGAACGTGCCGTGCTGGCGGCCAACATGGAGACGGCGATCAACGCGGTCTGGGACAGCGCTGCCGGTCCCGGGGATCGTATCGCCGTGATCGGCGCGGGCGTGGTGGGCCTGCTCGCCGCCTGGTTGTTGCGAAGGATTCCCGGAACCGAGGTATCCGTGGTCGACCCCAACCCTGCGCGCGAAGACATCTGTGCCGCACTCGACCTGACCCTTCTGACCCCGAATCAGGCCGCCCAGGACGCCTCCTTGCAGGAACTGGACCTCGTGGTGCATGCCAGCGGCAACCCGGCTGGTCTGCGCCAGGCACTGAGCCTGGCGGGCGTCGAGGCGCGGGTGGTGGAGATGAGCTGGTACGGTGACCAGCCGGTGGATCTGCCGCTGGGGGAAGGCTTCCACGCACGCCGCTTGGCCCTGCGCAGCTCGCAGGTCGGGCGTATCCCGCCCGAGCGGGCGCCGCGCTGGGATTACCGGCGACGGCTGGCGCTCGCACTCGCACTGCTCGATGACCCGGCCCTGGACGGTCTCATTACCGGCGAGGATGCGTTTGTCGATCTCCCGGCCGTGATGCAGCGGGTGACAGGGCCGGAGGCGGACCGTACGCTGTGCCACCGCATTCGCTACTGATCCCGCCCGCACAATCACGCAAGGAAACCGCATGTACAGCCTGAATGTCCGTGACCACTTCATGATCGCCCACAGCTTCTCCGGCGAGACGTTCGGCCCGGCGCAGAACCTGCACGGCGCTACCTATGTGGTGGACGTGACCTTTCGACGCGCGGCACTGGATGCCGATGGCCTGGTGGTGGATATCGGTCGGGCAAGCGAGGTCGTGCGGGCCATCCTGGGCGAGCTCAATTACCAGAATCTCGACGAGCGCGAAGACTTTCGCGGGCAGAACACGACCACTGAATTTCTGGCCCACGCGATCCACCAGCGCGTGGCGCAGGCCATCGCCAGGGGTGAGCTTGGCGAATCGGCCCGGGG is part of the Thioalkalivibrio sp. K90mix genome and harbors:
- a CDS encoding zinc-binding alcohol dehydrogenase; its protein translation is MSAPRATAFWVTGPGRGELRDEPLEAPGADEVRVRSRYSAISRGTESLVFHGRVPPSQHAAMRAPFQTGDFPAPVKYGYISVGNVVEGPGAGQTVFCLHPHQSEYVVPASAVMSIPEGVPAERAVLAANMETAINAVWDSAAGPGDRIAVIGAGVVGLLAAWLLRRIPGTEVSVVDPNPAREDICAALDLTLLTPNQAAQDASLQELDLVVHASGNPAGLRQALSLAGVEARVVEMSWYGDQPVDLPLGEGFHARRLALRSSQVGRIPPERAPRWDYRRRLALALALLDDPALDGLITGEDAFVDLPAVMQRVTGPEADRTLCHRIRY
- a CDS encoding 6-carboxytetrahydropterin synthase; translation: MYSLNVRDHFMIAHSFSGETFGPAQNLHGATYVVDVTFRRAALDADGLVVDIGRASEVVRAILGELNYQNLDEREDFRGQNTTTEFLAHAIHQRVAQAIARGELGESARGLDAVAVTLHESHVAWASYEGAP